The Muricauda sp. SCSIO 65647 genome includes a region encoding these proteins:
- a CDS encoding lipopolysaccharide assembly protein LapB — translation MKKSVHFFTVLIVLLIAQETVFAQEDEQIKVEQSAEVFLEEYTDEFQENFFEALKQKGIQNYDRAANLLLKCKQLLTDATAVDHELAKVYLLDKNYPSAQQYAIEALVSEPENYWFLHTLVQVQDGQGSTIEMVKDRFPHENLGLQQNLALIYFRQKRYQDALNVLKAMKKSDFTETLMLKINDSLGSSKTAKAKPKIQEEEVVDDGADSYKQQIKAAIAKEDHKALESLTKEALEAYPLQPYFYYANGLSLNEQGRHDEAVMILGQGLDYLFDDPALRNKIYGELSVAHKALGNNSKANEYLSKIKSGS, via the coding sequence ATGAAGAAAAGCGTTCACTTTTTCACAGTGTTGATAGTGCTTCTCATAGCACAAGAGACTGTTTTTGCCCAAGAAGATGAACAAATCAAGGTGGAACAGAGCGCAGAGGTCTTTTTAGAAGAATATACCGATGAGTTTCAAGAAAATTTCTTCGAGGCATTGAAACAAAAAGGCATCCAAAACTATGATCGAGCGGCGAATCTCTTATTGAAATGCAAGCAACTTCTTACTGATGCTACGGCGGTCGACCATGAATTGGCAAAGGTCTATCTATTGGACAAGAACTATCCCTCGGCACAGCAATATGCCATCGAGGCATTGGTTTCAGAGCCTGAAAACTATTGGTTTCTACATACTTTGGTGCAAGTACAGGATGGGCAGGGCAGCACGATTGAAATGGTTAAAGACAGATTTCCCCATGAAAACCTCGGGCTACAACAAAACCTGGCCCTTATCTATTTTAGGCAAAAACGCTATCAAGACGCTTTAAACGTCTTAAAAGCAATGAAAAAATCAGATTTCACCGAAACATTGATGTTAAAAATCAATGATTCGCTTGGTAGTTCAAAAACCGCGAAGGCGAAACCCAAGATTCAAGAGGAAGAAGTTGTTGACGATGGGGCAGACAGTTATAAACAGCAAATAAAGGCGGCCATTGCAAAAGAAGACCACAAAGCTTTGGAATCATTGACAAAGGAAGCTTTGGAGGCCTATCCCCTGCAACCCTATTTCTATTATGCCAATGGCTTGTCGCTCAACGAGCAGGGCAGGCATGATGAGGCTGTTATGATTTTGGGCCAGGGATTGGATTATCTTTTTGATGACCCTGCCTTACGGAATAAGATATATGGTGAACTGAGTGTGGCCCATAAGGCATT
- a CDS encoding sugar phosphate nucleotidyltransferase produces the protein MKIIVPMAGRGSRLRPHTLTIPKPLIPVAGKPIVHRLVSDIAKVLGESIEEIAFILGDPAFFGDDVVESLEELAKGLGAKASIYRQDEPLGTGHAIMSAKPSLSGPAVIAYADTLIRADFDLDKDADSVIWVKQVDRPEAYGVVKLNEKMEIVELVEKPKEFVSDLAVIGIYYFKDVGVLRDELQYVLENDIMHGGEYQINDGIKRMMHKGMKFVTGKVDEWMDCGNKAVTVETNQRMLSFLEKDGETLVSDTATTENANIIEPCFIGENVVLKNTTVGPYVSVGADTVIENSTVKNSLIQSNSIIKNANLDNAMIGNHVRYDGNFETISIGDYSVLE, from the coding sequence ATGAAAATAATAGTCCCAATGGCAGGTCGTGGCTCTAGATTACGTCCCCATACATTGACAATTCCAAAACCCTTGATTCCAGTGGCTGGTAAACCCATTGTACACCGATTGGTCAGCGATATCGCCAAGGTGCTGGGCGAATCCATTGAAGAGATTGCCTTTATCTTGGGTGACCCTGCTTTTTTTGGTGATGATGTGGTCGAAAGCCTTGAAGAACTGGCAAAAGGTTTAGGGGCAAAGGCTTCCATTTACCGTCAAGATGAACCACTGGGCACTGGGCACGCCATTATGAGTGCCAAGCCTTCTTTGAGCGGACCTGCGGTGATTGCCTATGCCGATACCCTGATTCGCGCTGATTTTGATTTGGATAAAGATGCCGATAGTGTGATCTGGGTAAAACAGGTAGATAGGCCAGAAGCCTATGGAGTGGTCAAGCTCAATGAAAAAATGGAGATTGTTGAATTGGTGGAAAAACCCAAAGAATTCGTTTCAGATCTTGCCGTTATCGGCATTTATTATTTTAAGGATGTAGGGGTGCTGCGTGATGAACTGCAATATGTGCTCGAAAACGATATCATGCACGGGGGCGAATATCAGATCAATGATGGTATCAAACGTATGATGCACAAGGGCATGAAATTTGTGACGGGAAAGGTTGATGAATGGATGGACTGCGGTAACAAAGCGGTAACCGTTGAAACCAACCAGCGTATGCTGTCGTTCTTGGAAAAAGACGGTGAAACCTTGGTTTCCGATACTGCGACAACCGAAAATGCCAATATTATCGAGCCCTGTTTTATAGGGGAGAATGTCGTTTTGAAAAATACAACGGTGGGGCCGTATGTCTCTGTCGGGGCCGATACGGTCATCGAAAACTCAACCGTTAAAAATAGCTTAATCCAAAGCAATAGCATCATCAAAAATGCTAATTTGGATAATGCCATGATCGGCAACCATGTGAGGTATGATGGTAATTTTGAGACCATCAGCATCGGCGATTATTCGGTATTGGAATAA
- the dut gene encoding dUTP diphosphatase, whose translation MKVKIINASGHPLPHYETEASAGMDLRANITETITLQPLERAIVKTGLFVELPVGYEAQVRPRSGLAAKKGITVLNAPGTIDADYRGEVGVILVNLSNEAFTIENGERIAQLVIAKHERAEWVEVEKLSTTERGSGGFGSTGTK comes from the coding sequence GTGAAAGTTAAGATCATCAATGCATCGGGCCATCCTTTGCCACATTATGAAACAGAAGCTTCGGCTGGCATGGACCTTCGGGCCAATATTACAGAAACCATTACGTTACAACCTTTAGAGAGGGCCATTGTCAAAACAGGCCTATTTGTCGAATTGCCCGTAGGCTATGAGGCACAGGTACGCCCGCGTAGCGGACTGGCCGCCAAAAAAGGCATTACCGTCTTGAACGCACCTGGCACCATTGATGCCGATTATCGTGGTGAAGTAGGCGTGATTCTGGTTAACCTTTCCAATGAGGCGTTTACCATAGAAAATGGTGAGCGAATCGCCCAGTTGGTCATTGCCAAACATGAACGTGCCGAATGGGTCGAGGTTGAGAAATTGAGCACTACCGAAAGAGGCTCGGGCGGTTTTGGTAGTACAGGAACAAAATAG
- a CDS encoding lipopolysaccharide biosynthesis protein — translation MGALKKLFKQTFIYGLATVLPRVISVLLLPLYTSVFENAAGYGEYINIYSWIAIFNVFLAYGMETAFFRFYHKHNEKKDVVSTSLISLICSSLLFLLIALLFKNSLAELTSIKVEYIQFTALILVLDALAIIPFALLRANEKPMKYAVLKVINVTINLGFNVFFLLILPQLAIEENSFWTSIYRPNFEIAYIFISNIIASGSTLLMLCPTYFKVNYKFDVVLWRQMLKYAAPVMVAGAAFTINEVVDKILLTLMATETEAGKYGACYKLALFMTLYGTAFRLGVEPFFFSHANTSNPQKTYAQITNYFVILGSVILLAVVAFIEPLGKILIRNSTYWEALEIVPIILLASFCLGIYHNLSVWYKVTDRTKFGAYISSIGAILTLVINIGLIPKIGYMASALATLAAYGSMMCLSFYFGRKYYPIPYNFRKIVFYGSISILFSALSFYVFNRNLIVGALLLLVFLGLLFKMEGDRLKIILFKRES, via the coding sequence TTGGGCGCACTTAAAAAGCTTTTCAAGCAAACCTTTATTTATGGCTTGGCCACGGTATTGCCGAGAGTGATCTCGGTGTTGTTATTGCCACTGTACACGAGCGTTTTTGAGAATGCGGCGGGTTATGGCGAATACATCAACATCTATTCTTGGATTGCCATTTTCAATGTGTTTCTGGCGTATGGCATGGAGACCGCTTTTTTTCGGTTTTACCATAAGCACAACGAAAAGAAAGATGTGGTCTCGACCTCTTTGATATCGCTCATTTGCTCATCACTGCTTTTTTTATTGATTGCCCTCTTGTTCAAGAACAGCTTAGCTGAATTGACGAGCATCAAGGTCGAATATATTCAGTTTACGGCCCTTATTTTGGTGTTGGATGCCTTGGCCATCATTCCGTTTGCACTGCTTCGGGCCAATGAGAAGCCCATGAAATATGCGGTTTTGAAAGTAATCAATGTAACCATCAATCTCGGATTCAATGTATTCTTCCTGTTGATTTTGCCACAATTGGCCATAGAAGAAAACAGTTTTTGGACGAGCATTTATCGCCCCAATTTTGAGATTGCCTATATCTTCATTTCAAACATCATAGCCAGTGGAAGTACATTGTTGATGCTGTGCCCGACCTATTTCAAAGTAAATTACAAGTTCGATGTGGTACTCTGGCGACAGATGTTGAAGTATGCCGCCCCAGTGATGGTGGCCGGAGCGGCCTTTACCATCAATGAGGTGGTCGATAAGATTTTGTTGACCTTGATGGCCACCGAGACCGAAGCCGGTAAATATGGGGCCTGTTATAAGCTGGCCCTTTTCATGACACTTTATGGTACGGCCTTTCGTTTAGGGGTAGAACCGTTTTTCTTCAGTCACGCCAATACAAGCAATCCGCAGAAGACGTACGCACAGATAACCAATTATTTCGTGATTTTGGGAAGTGTGATCTTGTTGGCGGTAGTGGCCTTTATAGAACCTTTGGGCAAGATTTTGATTCGGAACAGCACCTATTGGGAAGCCCTTGAGATCGTGCCCATCATTCTTTTGGCCAGTTTTTGTCTGGGCATTTACCATAACCTGTCGGTATGGTACAAGGTTACCGATCGCACCAAGTTTGGGGCCTACATTTCTTCTATCGGGGCGATTCTAACATTGGTCATCAACATTGGGCTGATTCCAAAAATCGGGTATATGGCCTCTGCACTGGCCACTCTGGCCGCCTATGGCAGCATGATGTGTTTATCTTTTTATTTTGGAAGAAAATACTATCCCATTCCCTATAATTTTCGAAAAATAGTGTTTTATGGCAGCATATCCATTCTCTTCTCGGCTCTATCGTTCTACGTTTTTAACCGAAATTTAATTGTGGGCGCCTTGCTGCTTTTAGTATTTTTGGGGTTGCTTTTCAAAATGGAGGGCGATAGACTGAAAATCATACTGTTCAAGCGTGAAAGTTAA
- a CDS encoding sulfatase gives MKSFVPLVLFGLIAMVFSSCQEAKRETERALEKPNIIFIMSDDHAYQAISAYQDHLLATPNIDRIANEGITFTNACVTNSICAPSRATILTGKHTHINGKVDNIMPFDTTQVTFPQLFQKAGYQTAMFGKLHFGNSPKGVDEFMILPGQGHYINPDFINKTGDTVRIKGYVTDIITDMTLDWLAQKRDTTKPFMLMYLHKAPHRPWWPRADKFKEFLQKTFPEPPTLFDDYANRGTAAKTAEMNLLHHMMYSHDSKIRPETLNKMQKVAPEVEDVKNGLYAAYTRANPEQKALYDPILDQINADFEANWPKMDDEQKMRWKYQRYMQDYLACISSVDDNVGRVLDYLDDNQLTENTLVVYTSDQGFYLGEHGWFDKRFIYDESFKTPLLVRWPNVIKPGITNEEMVQNLDFAQTLLEAAQIKAPDDMQGESLMPLLTSKENGWNRDAVYYHYYEYPAVHMVKRHYGIVTKDYKLAHFYYDVDEWELYDRKKDPQELNNVYDDPAYTETIKTLKSKLEALRKQYGDSDSLNQNYIDIHKANIGNFH, from the coding sequence ATGAAATCTTTTGTTCCCTTAGTGCTTTTTGGCCTTATCGCCATGGTGTTTTCATCTTGTCAAGAAGCGAAGAGAGAAACCGAACGGGCACTTGAAAAACCGAACATCATCTTTATCATGTCTGATGATCATGCCTATCAGGCCATAAGTGCCTATCAAGACCATTTACTGGCAACACCCAATATCGACCGAATCGCCAACGAAGGCATCACCTTTACCAATGCCTGTGTGACCAATTCTATCTGTGCCCCCTCGCGGGCCACTATTTTGACGGGGAAACACACCCATATCAACGGCAAGGTCGATAACATTATGCCTTTTGATACCACACAGGTCACTTTTCCGCAACTTTTCCAAAAAGCAGGGTACCAGACCGCCATGTTCGGAAAACTCCATTTCGGTAACAGTCCCAAGGGGGTTGACGAGTTTATGATCTTACCGGGGCAAGGGCATTATATCAATCCTGATTTCATCAACAAAACGGGTGATACGGTACGAATAAAGGGCTATGTAACCGATATCATCACCGATATGACACTTGACTGGTTAGCACAAAAGCGTGACACCACAAAACCTTTCATGTTGATGTACCTTCATAAGGCGCCCCACCGCCCATGGTGGCCCAGAGCTGACAAGTTCAAAGAATTTTTGCAAAAAACCTTTCCCGAGCCCCCAACCCTCTTCGATGACTATGCGAACAGGGGCACTGCGGCCAAAACCGCTGAAATGAACCTTTTGCATCACATGATGTACAGTCATGACAGTAAAATACGGCCCGAAACCTTGAATAAAATGCAAAAGGTGGCCCCCGAAGTAGAAGATGTCAAAAATGGACTGTATGCGGCTTATACAAGAGCGAACCCTGAACAAAAAGCTTTGTATGACCCTATCTTGGATCAAATCAATGCCGATTTTGAAGCCAATTGGCCCAAAATGGACGATGAACAGAAAATGCGATGGAAGTACCAACGGTACATGCAAGATTATTTGGCCTGTATTTCTTCTGTGGATGACAATGTGGGTCGGGTTTTGGATTACTTGGATGATAACCAACTCACCGAAAATACCTTGGTGGTCTATACCTCAGACCAAGGTTTTTACTTGGGTGAGCATGGTTGGTTCGATAAGCGCTTTATTTACGATGAGTCGTTCAAAACCCCTTTATTGGTACGTTGGCCGAACGTCATCAAACCCGGTATTACCAATGAGGAAATGGTACAGAACCTTGATTTTGCCCAGACCTTGTTGGAAGCTGCCCAAATCAAAGCGCCCGATGATATGCAAGGCGAAAGCCTCATGCCCTTGCTGACCTCGAAAGAAAATGGTTGGAACCGTGATGCGGTGTACTATCATTATTATGAATACCCTGCCGTGCATATGGTGAAACGGCACTATGGTATCGTGACCAAAGACTACAAGCTGGCCCATTTTTATTATGATGTGGATGAGTGGGAGCTCTACGATCGCAAAAAAGACCCACAAGAATTGAACAATGTGTATGATGACCCGGCTTATACGGAAACCATAAAAACATTGAAATCAAAATTGGAAGCTTTGCGGAAACAGTATGGTGATTCAGACAGTTTGAACCAAAACTACATTGACATCCATAAAGCGAACATCGGCAATTTTCATTAG
- the atpG gene encoding ATP synthase F1 subunit gamma has protein sequence MPNLKEIRNRISSVKSTMQITSAMKMVSAAKLKKAQDAITAMRPYANKLTELLQNLSGSLDGDVGGKFADNREVKKVLVVAITSNRGLCGAFNSNIIKQSVSLYHGQYGGKQVDFMTIGKKGNDILSKKFTIVSNHSGVYDHLTFENVAEIAENLMLRFTEGEYDRIELVYNKFKNAATQIVMTEQFLPIVAPEEDASNSGDYIFEPSKPEIVEQLIPKSLKTQLYKAVRDSFASEHGARMTAMHKATDNAAELRDQLTLTYNKARQAAITNEILEIVGGAEALNN, from the coding sequence ATGCCCAATTTAAAGGAAATACGAAATAGGATCTCATCGGTAAAATCAACGATGCAGATTACGAGTGCCATGAAAATGGTTTCGGCTGCGAAGTTGAAAAAAGCGCAAGACGCCATTACCGCCATGCGACCCTATGCCAACAAGTTGACCGAACTCTTGCAAAACCTCAGCGGAAGCCTTGATGGCGACGTTGGGGGCAAGTTTGCCGATAATCGTGAGGTCAAAAAAGTCTTGGTCGTGGCAATCACTTCGAACCGTGGCCTTTGCGGTGCATTCAATTCGAACATCATCAAACAGAGCGTCTCACTTTACCATGGCCAATACGGGGGCAAACAGGTCGATTTTATGACCATCGGCAAAAAAGGCAATGATATCTTGAGCAAGAAATTTACCATCGTTTCAAACCATAGTGGGGTATATGACCATTTGACCTTTGAAAATGTGGCCGAAATTGCAGAAAACCTGATGCTTCGTTTTACCGAGGGCGAGTATGACCGCATTGAATTGGTGTACAATAAGTTCAAAAACGCGGCCACGCAAATAGTGATGACCGAACAGTTCTTGCCAATCGTTGCCCCAGAAGAAGATGCCTCAAACAGTGGGGATTATATTTTTGAGCCATCGAAACCTGAAATTGTCGAGCAATTGATACCGAAGTCACTGAAAACACAACTGTACAAGGCTGTTCGTGATTCGTTCGCCAGCGAGCATGGCGCCCGTATGACGGCCATGCACAAAGCTACCGATAATGCAGCCGAGCTTAGAGACCAACTGACCTTGACCTATAACAAGGCACGACAAGCGGCCATTACCAATGAAATTTTAGAGATTGTTGGTGGTGCCGAAGCATTGAACAACTAA
- a CDS encoding four helix bundle protein produces MGYRERNNPIVDKSFYFGCDIVRFSRVLKERKEFEIATQLIRCGTSIGANTRESQRGVSTKDFKNKLGIALKEADETSYWLDVIEETTMHIPDQLKERCEELIKLLVAILKNS; encoded by the coding sequence ATGGGTTATAGGGAAAGGAATAATCCAATAGTTGATAAAAGTTTTTATTTCGGCTGTGATATTGTTCGCTTCTCTAGAGTATTAAAAGAGAGAAAAGAGTTTGAAATAGCGACCCAGCTCATTAGATGTGGAACAAGTATTGGAGCCAATACAAGAGAATCACAGAGAGGGGTAAGCACAAAAGATTTTAAAAATAAATTAGGGATTGCCCTGAAAGAAGCAGATGAAACTTCCTATTGGTTGGATGTTATAGAGGAAACGACTATGCATATTCCTGATCAATTGAAAGAACGGTGTGAAGAATTGATAAAGTTACTGGTTGCGATACTAAAAAATTCTTGA
- the atpA gene encoding F0F1 ATP synthase subunit alpha produces MAGVKAAEVSAILKKQLSGFEATASLDEVGTVLEVGDGIARVYGLSNAQYGELVEFEGGMQGIVLNLEEDNVGVVLLGLSKEIVEGATVKRTQLIASINVGEGIVGRVVDTLGNPIDGKGPISGKTYEMPLERKAPGVIYRQPVNEPLQTGVKAVDAMIPIGRGQRELVIGDRQTGKTTVCIDTIINQKEFYDAGEPVYCIYVAVGQKASTVAGIAKTLEDKGALAYTTIVAANASDPAPMQVYAPFAGAAIGEYFRDTGRPALIIYDDLSKQAVAYREVSLLLRRPPGREAYPGDVFYLHSRLLERAAKVIEDDNVAKNMNDLPDALKSMVKGGGSLTALPIIETQAGDVSAYIPTNVISITDGQIFLEQDLFNQGVRPAINVGISVSRVGGSAQIKSMKKVAGTLKLDQAQFRELEAFAKFGSDLDAATLNVIEKGRRNVEILKQAQADPFTVEDQVAIIFAGSKNLLRDVPVDKVKEFERDYLEFLKAKHRNVLDALKAGKLTDEVIDTLTGVAKDLSGKYVG; encoded by the coding sequence ATGGCGGGAGTAAAAGCAGCTGAGGTATCAGCAATATTGAAAAAACAGTTGTCGGGTTTTGAAGCGACAGCTTCATTGGACGAAGTAGGTACCGTACTTGAAGTAGGTGACGGTATCGCCCGTGTATACGGTCTTTCGAATGCCCAATATGGAGAGTTGGTCGAGTTTGAAGGTGGTATGCAGGGAATCGTTCTTAACCTTGAAGAAGATAATGTCGGTGTCGTATTGTTGGGCCTATCAAAAGAAATTGTAGAAGGTGCTACCGTGAAGCGCACCCAGTTGATCGCCTCTATCAATGTAGGAGAAGGAATCGTCGGCCGTGTGGTCGACACCTTGGGCAACCCTATTGATGGTAAGGGACCGATTTCGGGCAAGACCTATGAGATGCCCTTAGAGCGTAAGGCACCTGGGGTTATCTATCGCCAACCTGTGAACGAGCCCTTGCAGACAGGGGTAAAGGCAGTTGATGCTATGATTCCGATCGGGCGTGGTCAGCGTGAGTTGGTAATCGGTGACCGTCAAACAGGTAAGACCACGGTCTGTATCGATACCATCATCAACCAAAAAGAATTTTACGATGCCGGTGAGCCCGTGTATTGTATCTATGTTGCCGTGGGCCAAAAGGCCTCTACAGTGGCCGGTATTGCCAAGACTTTAGAAGATAAAGGGGCTTTGGCCTACACTACTATTGTGGCCGCCAACGCTTCCGATCCAGCACCCATGCAGGTTTATGCACCTTTCGCAGGGGCCGCGATCGGTGAATATTTTAGGGATACGGGCCGCCCAGCCTTGATTATTTATGACGATTTGTCGAAGCAAGCGGTAGCCTATCGTGAGGTATCGCTCCTTTTGAGAAGACCACCGGGGCGTGAAGCCTATCCAGGTGATGTATTCTACTTGCATTCAAGATTGTTGGAGCGTGCGGCAAAAGTGATAGAAGACGACAATGTGGCCAAGAACATGAACGACCTTCCAGATGCTTTGAAATCAATGGTCAAAGGGGGAGGTTCGTTGACGGCACTTCCGATTATCGAAACCCAGGCAGGTGATGTCTCCGCCTATATCCCTACCAATGTGATCTCGATTACGGACGGACAGATTTTCTTGGAGCAAGACCTTTTCAACCAAGGGGTAAGACCCGCGATCAATGTGGGTATTTCGGTATCGCGTGTGGGCGGTTCGGCGCAGATCAAGTCGATGAAAAAAGTAGCGGGAACATTGAAACTTGACCAAGCACAGTTCCGGGAACTGGAAGCATTTGCCAAGTTCGGTTCCGATTTGGATGCCGCTACCCTTAACGTTATTGAAAAAGGACGTCGAAACGTAGAGATCTTGAAGCAGGCACAAGCAGATCCCTTTACCGTTGAAGATCAAGTGGCCATCATCTTTGCAGGCTCAAAGAACTTGTTGCGTGACGTGCCCGTCGATAAGGTAAAGGAGTTTGAAAGGGATTATCTTGAATTTTTGAAGGCAAAACATCGAAACGTGCTCGATGCCCTCAAGGCAGGAAAACTGACCGATGAGGTTATTGACACCTTGACCGGAGTGGCGAAAGATCTATCCGGTAAATACGTTGGATAA
- the atpH gene encoding ATP synthase F1 subunit delta, with protein sequence MSNTRAAIRYAKAMLDLAVEKKTADKVEKDMQEVKATIAASGELRQLLDSPVVKTELKQKTLLEIFKKNEKITANLIETLAHNKRIALLGEVANQYIGLYEKMKGEDVAHVTTAVPLTPDMEKKVLAQVKKITKNKVTLENDIDESIIGGFILRVGDLQYDASVANKLNKLKREFTNSL encoded by the coding sequence ATGAGCAATACTAGGGCTGCCATACGATATGCTAAGGCAATGCTTGACCTCGCCGTTGAAAAGAAAACAGCTGACAAGGTCGAGAAAGACATGCAAGAGGTAAAAGCTACCATAGCCGCGAGCGGTGAATTGCGCCAGTTATTGGATAGCCCCGTGGTGAAGACCGAACTCAAGCAAAAAACCTTGCTCGAGATTTTCAAGAAGAATGAAAAAATCACGGCCAACTTGATCGAGACCTTGGCGCACAACAAGCGTATTGCGCTTTTGGGCGAGGTGGCAAACCAGTACATCGGCCTTTACGAAAAAATGAAGGGCGAAGATGTGGCCCATGTGACCACCGCGGTACCCTTGACCCCAGACATGGAAAAGAAAGTACTGGCCCAGGTCAAGAAAATCACAAAAAACAAGGTCACCCTAGAGAACGATATTGATGAGAGCATCATCGGAGGGTTCATTCTCAGGGTCGGCGACCTACAGTATGATGCCAGTGTGGCCAACAAATTGAACAAGTTAAAAAGAGAATTTACAAATAGTCTATAA
- a CDS encoding F0F1 ATP synthase subunit B translates to MEKLLEEFSLGLFFWQTILFTLLLWLLWKFAWKPILKAVNDREEGIKNALEAAEEAKKEMQNVTADSEKLLKEARAEREVMLKEAREIKEKMITDAKEQAQIEGDKMIKQAQATIESEKKAAVADIKAQVADLSIDIAEKVIKEELSDKKKQLKLVDDMLGDVKLN, encoded by the coding sequence ATGGAAAAATTATTGGAAGAATTCTCACTCGGACTCTTTTTTTGGCAGACGATATTGTTCACACTGCTATTGTGGTTGTTGTGGAAGTTCGCATGGAAACCCATTCTAAAGGCCGTAAACGACCGTGAAGAGGGCATCAAAAATGCGTTGGAAGCTGCAGAAGAAGCCAAAAAAGAAATGCAGAATGTGACCGCTGACAGCGAAAAACTGTTGAAAGAAGCCCGTGCCGAGCGCGAAGTCATGCTTAAAGAAGCCCGCGAGATCAAAGAAAAAATGATCACTGATGCCAAAGAACAGGCCCAGATCGAAGGCGACAAGATGATCAAGCAGGCCCAGGCCACTATCGAGAGCGAGAAAAAAGCCGCAGTGGCCGATATCAAGGCGCAGGTGGCCGACCTTTCCATCGATATTGCAGAAAAGGTCATCAAAGAAGAACTGTCTGACAAAAAGAAGCAACTGAAATTGGTCGACGATATGTTGGGCGATGTTAAGTTGAATTAG
- the atpE gene encoding ATP synthase F0 subunit C yields the protein MEIPVMVGAGLVVIGVGLGIGRIGGSAMEAIARQPEAYGKIQTAMLIAAALIEGIGFAALFAV from the coding sequence ATGGAAATTCCAGTAATGGTAGGCGCAGGTTTGGTTGTGATCGGTGTTGGTCTTGGTATCGGTAGAATCGGTGGTTCTGCGATGGAGGCCATTGCCCGTCAACCTGAAGCTTATGGTAAGATCCAGACAGCGATGTTGATCGCTGCCGCGTTGATCGAAGGAATTGGTTTCGCTGCACTATTTGCCGTGTAA
- the atpB gene encoding F0F1 ATP synthase subunit A — translation MRNTFLKHILVVLTVLSGQFSFAKDNGDHEDGKDLKTEIKEYIDHHLQDSHDFNLFSYTKDNGEHVYVGFPLPVILWDDGLKIFSSSKFHHGETLAEADGQHYKLYHGKIYKTDAEGTIAYDEEHHPTNVKPFDLSITKNVVMIIVTGLLMLWLFSSLARSYAKNNGIPTGVGRFFEPIVLYIRDDIARPNIGEKRYKKYMPFLLTIFFFIWFLNMFGMTPLGINVTGNIAITTALAILTFLITNFTGTKDYWMHQFNPLGDSLPWYGKIPLYIILVPIELLGLIIKPFSLLIRLYANMQAGHIVIGSLIGLMFIFKSWIGSPMSFGLAFAIMLIEVLVALLQAYIFTMLSALYFGFASEEHEHDHEHDEEPELAHL, via the coding sequence ATGCGAAATACTTTTTTGAAGCACATTCTTGTTGTCTTGACGGTACTTTCGGGACAATTTTCGTTTGCCAAGGATAATGGCGACCATGAAGATGGCAAAGACCTCAAGACCGAAATCAAAGAATACATCGACCACCACCTTCAAGACTCACATGATTTCAATCTTTTTTCGTACACCAAAGACAACGGCGAACATGTTTATGTAGGGTTCCCATTGCCCGTTATTTTGTGGGATGATGGCCTGAAAATATTCTCTTCTTCGAAGTTTCACCATGGCGAGACCTTGGCTGAAGCTGATGGGCAACATTATAAACTCTATCACGGAAAAATCTACAAGACCGATGCCGAAGGCACCATTGCCTATGATGAAGAACACCATCCGACCAATGTAAAACCATTTGACCTGTCCATTACCAAAAATGTGGTGATGATTATTGTCACCGGTCTTTTGATGCTATGGCTGTTCTCAAGTTTGGCCCGGTCGTATGCCAAAAACAATGGCATTCCGACAGGGGTTGGGCGTTTCTTCGAACCCATTGTGCTTTATATCAGAGATGACATTGCACGACCGAATATCGGAGAGAAACGCTACAAAAAATATATGCCGTTTCTGTTGACCATCTTTTTCTTCATCTGGTTCTTGAATATGTTTGGGATGACCCCGTTGGGGATCAATGTGACAGGAAACATAGCCATCACAACGGCCTTGGCCATACTTACATTCTTGATCACGAATTTTACGGGAACCAAAGATTATTGGATGCACCAATTTAACCCGTTGGGAGACTCTTTGCCTTGGTACGGCAAAATACCATTGTACATCATTTTGGTTCCGATTGAATTGTTGGGATTGATCATTAAGCCCTTCTCACTGTTGATTCGTTTGTATGCGAACATGCAGGCGGGGCACATTGTCATTGGAAGCTTAATTGGTCTGATGTTCATTTTCAAGAGCTGGATCGGGAGTCCGATGTCATTCGGCCTAGCTTTTGCCATTATGTTGATCGAGGTATTGGTAGCACTGTTACAGGCCTATATTTTCACCATGTTGAGTGCACTGTATTTCGGTTTTGCCTCTGAGGAGCACGAGCATGACCATGAGCATGATGAAGAGCCTGAACTGGCACATTTATAA